One Ferribacterium limneticum genomic window, AGGTGGCTTTGCCGAGTGGAAAGCCAAAGGCGGCCTTGATGCAGCTGCCAAGGCCACCGGCCAGGCGAAGCACTGAGGGGCAACATGAAGGGACGTGAAAGCGGCATGCCGGACGAGGTCTACTGGGACTCGTTTTTTCAGCCAGAAGGCATTCTCGACCGACTGCTGGTTACCCAAGGTGGCTGCTACAACCTGGTCGAATTCGGCTGTGGCTATGGGACCTTCAGTCTCCCTGCGGCAAAGCGCACGCGTGGCATGGTCACAGCACTGGACATCGAACTTGTGATGGTTGAATTGGTGGCTGAACGAGCCAAGGCTGATGGCCTGCTCAATGTGCGAACCGAGCTGCGTGACTTTGTTGAGCATGGCACAGGCGTACCTGACGGCTCACAGGGACACGCGATGGTCTTCAATCTTCTGCACATCGAAGACCCGCTGGCCCTCCTGCGTGAAGCCTATCGAACGCTTCGACCGGGTGCCATTCTCTCGGTTATTCACTGGCGCAGTGACATT contains:
- a CDS encoding class I SAM-dependent methyltransferase, which translates into the protein MKGRESGMPDEVYWDSFFQPEGILDRLLVTQGGCYNLVEFGCGYGTFSLPAAKRTRGMVTALDIELVMVELVAERAKADGLLNVRTELRDFVEHGTGVPDGSQGHAMVFNLLHIEDPLALLREAYRTLRPGAILSVIHWRSDIETPRGPPMAIRPKPEQCASWLSETGFDSVVHVDLGPSAPYHFGLLAQRPMA